From the genome of Hyperolius riggenbachi isolate aHypRig1 chromosome 9, aHypRig1.pri, whole genome shotgun sequence, one region includes:
- the SGSM3 gene encoding small G protein signaling modulator 3 isoform X1, which translates to MSGSYTPSPGGPFSALTPSMWPQDILAKYTQKEQSVEQPEFRYDEFGFRVDKEDGAEPNSSKLLGIPLTEDPQQRLKWQAHLEFTHNHDVGDLTWDKIDVTLPHSDKLRSLVLAGIPHSMRQQLWMRLSGALQKKRNSEMTYRDIVRNSSNDETLAAKQIEKDLLRTMPSNACFSNLQSVGVPRLRRVLRGLAWLYPDIGYCQGTGMVAACLLLFLEEEDAFWMMCALVEDLMPASYFNTTLLGVQTDQRVLRHLIVQYLPRLDKLLQEHDIELSLITLHWFLTAFASVVHIKLLLRIWDLFFYQGSLVLFQTTLGMLKIKEEELIQSENSASIFNTLSDIPSQIDEPDVLLREAMMIAGTLTDIMIEAQRRKHLAYLIADQGNLLNSTAAVTNLSKIMRRQSQRRKSGITTLLFGDDDYEAMKAKNIKQTALVADLREAILQVARHFQCSDPKNCNLDLTPDYSMESHQRDHENYVSCSRSRRRRAKALLDFERHDDDELGFRKNDIITIISQKDEHCWVGELNGLRGWFPAKFVEVLDERSKEYSIAGDDSVTEGVTDLVRGTLCPSIKAIFEHGLKKPSLLGGPCHPWLFIEEAASREVEKDFDSVYSRLVLCKTYRLDEDGKVLTPEELLYRGVQSVNVSHDATHAQMDVKLRSLICIGLNEQVIHLWLEVLCSSLQTVEKWYQPWSFLRSPGWVQIKCELRVLSKFAFSLSPDWELPVKREEKEKKPLKEGVQDMLVKHHLFSWDIDG; encoded by the exons GGAGTTACACGCCATCTCCGGGCGGTCCGTTCTCCGCCCTGACGCCAAGCATGTGGCCGCAGGACATCCTCGCCAAATATACGCAG AAGGAGCAGTCTGTAGAGCAGCCAGAGTTCCGATACGACGAGTTTGGATTCCGAGTCGATAAGGAAG ACGGTGCTGAGCCCAATTCCAGCAAGCTGTTGGGTATCCCGCTGACTGAGGACCCCCAGCAGAGGCTGAAGTGGCAGGCCCACCTGGAGTTCACCCACAATCACGATGTAGGAGATCTGACGTGGGATAAAATCGATGTGACTCTGCCCCATTCTGACAAGCTGCGCTCCCTGGTGCTGGCCGGCATCCCCCACAGTATGAGGCAACAG ctgTGGATGCGGCTGTCGGGCGCCCTGCAGAAGAAGAGGAATTCTGAGATGACGTACAGAGACATTGTACGGAACAGCTCCAACGACGAGACTCTGGCAGCCAAACAG ATTGAGAAGGACCTGCTGAGGACGATGCCCAGCAATGCTTGTTTCTCCAACCTGCAGAGCGTTGGGGTGCCCCGGCTCAGAAGAGTGCTGCGCGGACTGGCATGGCTGTACCCAGATATTGGGTATTGTCAAGGCACTGGCATG GTGGCCGCGTGCTTGCTGCTGTTTCTGGAGGAAGAGGACGCCTTCTGGATGATGTGCGCTCTCGTGGAGGATCTCATGCCGGCCTCTTACTTCAACACCACCCTGCTGGGAGTTCAGACGGACCAGCGAGTGCTGAGACACCTCATTGTTCAGTATCTTCCTCGCCTggacaagctgttacaggaacatGACATTG AGCTGTCGCTCATCACGCTGCATTGGTTCCTCACGGCGTTCGCCAGCGTGGTGCACATTAAGCTGCTGCTCCGCATCTGGGATCTGTTCTTCTATCAAGGCTCTCTGGTCCTGTTCCAGACCACTCTGGGGATGCTGAAAATAAAG GAGGAAGAGCTCATCCAATCGGAAAACTCTGCTTCCATTTTCAACACACTGTCAGATATCCCGTCCCAGATAGACGAGCCGGATGTGCTGCTGCGAGAGGCCATGATGATCGCAGGAACTCTCACCGACATTATGATCGAAGCCCAAAGACGCAAACATCTTGCCTATCTCATTGCCGATCAGGGCAACCTGCTGAACTCCACCGCCGCCGTCACCAACCTGTCCAAG ATCATGAGAAGacagagtcagaggaggaagtcCGGCATCACAACTCTTCTCTTTG GTGACGATGACTATGAGGCTATGAAGGCCAAGAATATCAAGCAGACCGCGTTGGTCGCAGATTTGCGGGAAGCCATCCTGCAAGTCGCCCGACATTTCCAGTGCTCGGATCCGAAAAACTGCAACCTT gacctgacgccggaCTACTCCATGGAGAGCCACCAGAGAGACCACGAGAATTACGTGTCCTGTTCCCGAAGCAGACGCCGCAGGGCTAAGGCTCTCCTGGACTTCGAGCGCCACGACGATGACGAACTCGGCTTCCGCAAGAATGACATCATCACG ATCATCTCTCAGAAGGATGAACACTGTTGGGTTGGAGAGTTGAATGGTCTCCGGG GCTGGTTTCCTGCAAAGTTTGTGGAGGTTCTCGATGAAAGAAGTAAAGAG TATTCGATTGCCGGGGATGACTCTGTAACAGAGGGCGTCACCGATTTGGTCCGGGGAACCTTATGCCCGAGTATTAAAGCGATATTTGAACACGGACTGAAGAAGCCGTCTCTGCTGGGAGGACCGTGCCACCCCTGGCTGTTCATTGAGGAG GCCGCCAGCCGGGAGGTGGAGAAGGACTTTGACTCTGTGTATTCACGCCTGGTTCTCTGTAAAACTTACAG ATTAGACGAAGATGGCAAAGTGTTAACTCCAGAAGAGTTACTCTATCGA GGGGTGCAGTCTGTGAATGTGAGTCATGACGCCACTCATGCACAGATGGATGTTAAGCTGCGCTCTCTCATTTGTATTGGACTGAA TGAGCAGGTGATCCACCTGTGGCTGGAGGTGCTGTGCTCCAGCCTGCAGACCGTGGAGAAGTGGTACCAGCCGTGGTCTTTCCTCAGGAGCCCGGGGTGGGTGCAGATAAAGTGTGAGCTGAG GGTTCTGTCAAAGTTTGCTTTCAGTTTGTCTCCCGACTGGGAACTGCCTGTGAAAAGAGAG GAAAAGGAGAAGAAACCACTGAAGGAAGGTGTTCAGGACATGTTGGTGAAGCACCACCTTTTCAGCTGGGACATTGATGGATGA